In Belonocnema kinseyi isolate 2016_QV_RU_SX_M_011 chromosome 4, B_treatae_v1, whole genome shotgun sequence, a single window of DNA contains:
- the LOC117171334 gene encoding methionyl-tRNA formyltransferase, mitochondrial isoform X1: MTVYNLARRRILKCVSGLSRFGTKSLPGLEVHNLSLFKRKNATLTPTQKGPWSVLFFGSDEFALDSLRALHNQYRLQKLLCRLEVVTAYKGKENCLTKYAKENGITVHQWPVNVNNLDFHIGVVVSFGHLIPSHIINSFPLGIINVHASLLPRWRGSAPIIYALMNGDTETGISLMKIKPKRFDVGEVIAQEKTTVGPEETQPELYTKLARMGSKLLIKTVEKLPDVLCCGIPQSEESVTYAPKITADISFVKWNEMTAKNVFDLNRALTGLYPLRTNFKEQAVKLSDIRIFSDIPDVISSGDIEAGTVIYNKESDSLLVKCKENTWISIKKIRIPGKPQMPALDFRNGFMGGQKLKSCNFY; the protein is encoded by the exons ATGACAGTGTACAATCTTGCAAGACGGAGGATTTTAAAATGCGTTTCAGGGCTTTCACGTTTCGGAACAAAATCTCTCCCGGGCCTGGAAGTACACAATTTATCtctattcaaaagaaaaaatgcaactttaacTCCCACACAAAAAGGACCTTGGAGCGTTCTATTTTTTGGATCTGATGAATTTGCTTTAGACAGCTTACGAGCCCTTCACAATCAGTA TAGACTACAGAAGTTACTATGTCGTCTGGAAGTCGTAACAGCGTACAAAGGCAAAGAAAACTGCCTTACAAAGTACGCAAAGGAGAATGGAATTACAGTCCATCAATGGCCGGTTAATGTTAACAACCTAGATTTTCATATTGGAGTTGTTGTATCCTTCGGTCACCTAATTCCGTCTcatattataaattcatttccctt AGGTATAATTAATGTACACGCCAGTTTGTTACCAAGATGGAGAGGTTCCGCGCCTATAATTTATGCGTTAATGAATGGTGACACTGAAACCggaatttctttaatgaaaataaagCCAAAAAG ATTCGATGTAGGAGAAGTGATAGCACAAGAGAAAACAACTGTTGGTCCTGAAGAGACACAACCCGAATTGTACACCAAGTTAGCTAGGATGGGCTCAAAATTACTGATTAAAACAGTGGAGAAGCTACCAGATGTTTTGTGCTGCGGGATACCGCAGAGTGAAGAGAGCGTTACGTATG CTCCCAAAATAACAGCGGATATATCTTTCGTGAAATGGAATGAAATGACAGCAAAAAATGTATTCGATCTAAACCGAGCACTAACGGGTTTGTATCCTTTAAGAACAAACTTTAAAGAACAGGCTGTGAAACTTTCTGATATTAGAATATTTTCTGATATACCTGATGTAATATCATCGGGCGACATAGAAGCAG GTACAGTGATTTACAACAAGGAAAGTGATTCTCTACTCGTTAAGTGTAAAGAAAACACCTggatatctattaaaaaaatacgtatacCAGGAAAGCCTCAGATGCCTgctttagattttagaaatggCTTCATGGGAGGCCAGAAACTAAAATCGTGTAATTTTTACTAA
- the LOC117171334 gene encoding methionyl-tRNA formyltransferase, mitochondrial isoform X2 encodes MTVYNLARRRILKCVSGLSRFGTKSLPGLEVHNLSLFKRKNATLTPTQKGPWSVLFFGSDEFALDSLRALHNQYRLQKLLCRLEVVTAYKGKENCLTKYAKENGITVHQWPVNVNNLDFHIGVVVSFGHLIPSHIINSFPLGIINVHASLLPRWRGSAPIIYALMNGDTETGISLMKIKPKRFDVGEVIAQEKTTVGPEETQPELYTKLARMGSKLLIKTVEKLPDVLCCGIPQSEESVTYGTVIYNKESDSLLVKCKENTWISIKKIRIPGKPQMPALDFRNGFMGGQKLKSCNFY; translated from the exons ATGACAGTGTACAATCTTGCAAGACGGAGGATTTTAAAATGCGTTTCAGGGCTTTCACGTTTCGGAACAAAATCTCTCCCGGGCCTGGAAGTACACAATTTATCtctattcaaaagaaaaaatgcaactttaacTCCCACACAAAAAGGACCTTGGAGCGTTCTATTTTTTGGATCTGATGAATTTGCTTTAGACAGCTTACGAGCCCTTCACAATCAGTA TAGACTACAGAAGTTACTATGTCGTCTGGAAGTCGTAACAGCGTACAAAGGCAAAGAAAACTGCCTTACAAAGTACGCAAAGGAGAATGGAATTACAGTCCATCAATGGCCGGTTAATGTTAACAACCTAGATTTTCATATTGGAGTTGTTGTATCCTTCGGTCACCTAATTCCGTCTcatattataaattcatttccctt AGGTATAATTAATGTACACGCCAGTTTGTTACCAAGATGGAGAGGTTCCGCGCCTATAATTTATGCGTTAATGAATGGTGACACTGAAACCggaatttctttaatgaaaataaagCCAAAAAG ATTCGATGTAGGAGAAGTGATAGCACAAGAGAAAACAACTGTTGGTCCTGAAGAGACACAACCCGAATTGTACACCAAGTTAGCTAGGATGGGCTCAAAATTACTGATTAAAACAGTGGAGAAGCTACCAGATGTTTTGTGCTGCGGGATACCGCAGAGTGAAGAGAGCGTTACGTATG GTACAGTGATTTACAACAAGGAAAGTGATTCTCTACTCGTTAAGTGTAAAGAAAACACCTggatatctattaaaaaaatacgtatacCAGGAAAGCCTCAGATGCCTgctttagattttagaaatggCTTCATGGGAGGCCAGAAACTAAAATCGTGTAATTTTTACTAA